GGTGGGCGCGGCGGTGCGCCGCCCCTATCCGCCCCTCAAGGAGGACGCACATGAGCGAGGCCGTGACCACCCGGGAGGTCGCAGACTTCTGGTTCGACCCGGTCTGTCCCTGGGCCTGGATGACGTCGCGCTGGATCGGAGAGGTCGAGAAGGTGCGACCGGTGGGGGTCCGCTGGCACATCATGTCCCTCGCCGTGCTCAACGAGGGGCGCGAGCTGCCCGAGGAGTACCGCGAGGTCATGGCCAAGGCGTGGGGCCCGGCGCGCGTGGTCAACGCCGCGCGCGAGCTGCACGGCGAGGACGTCGTCAAGCCGCTCTACGACGCGCTCGGCACCCGCTTCCACCCAGGCGGCCGGGACACCGGTGACCCGGAGGTGCTCGTCGAGGCGCTCGAGGAGGCCGGCCTGCCGGCCGAGCTGGCCCGCTACGCGACCTCCGACGAGCTCGACGAGTCGCTGCGCGCGTCCCACCGCGAGGGCATCACCCGGGTGGGCGAGGACGTCGGCACGCCGGTCGTCGCCTTCGACGGCGTCGCGTTCTTCGGGCCGGTCGTCACGCCCGCGCCGAAGGGGGAGGACGCCGGACGGCTGTGGGACGGCTGCGTCCTCGTCGCCGGCACGCCCGGGTTCTTCGAGCTCAAGCGCACCCGCACCCAGGGCCCCCGGTTCGACTGACCCGAAGGCCCGGCTCTCCCTCCCTCCGTCCCCGACGCCGAGAGCCGGGTCCTGCACACGCTGAGGCGTGCAGGACCCAGCTCTCGCGGGGAGGGGTGTTCTCGCGCCGGCCTGACGCGTGCAGATCCAGCGCTCGGCGGGGGCGGGGGACCGCGGGTCGTCAGCCGGCGGTGTACTGCTCCAGGACGAGGGCGGCCTCGGCGCGGTAGCGCTCGCGGACCTCGGGGGTGGGCTGGGCGCTGAGCACGCGCGTGCCCTCCCGCTCCCACGTCGGGGGCTCCTCGGCGCCGGAGAGCACCCACGCCGCCTGGCGTGCGGCGCCGTCGGCGACGTACTCGCCCGGCTCGGGCAGCTCGACGTCCTGTCCCAGCACCGCCGGGGCGACGGCCTGCACCGCGGCCGAGCGGGCGGCCCCGCCGATGAGGCTGATCCGCCGGACGTCCACACCCTGCGCCTGCACCGCGGCCATCCCCTCGGCGAGGTGGCACAGCATGCCCTCGACGGCGGCGCGCGCGAGGTTCTCCCGCGTCATCGACTCGCGGGTCATGCCGCGCAGCGAGCCCGTCGCCTGCGGCAGGTTGGGGGTGCGCTCGCCGTCGAGGTAGGGCACGTGGACGAGCCCGCCGGCCCCGGGCTCGGCGGCGAGGGCGAGCTCGCTGAGCCCGGCGTGGTCCACGCCGAGCAGCCGGGCGGTCGCGTCGAGCACCCGTGAGGCGTTGAGCGTCGTCGCCATGGGCAGGAAGTTGCCCGTCGCGTCGGCGAAGCCGGTGACCAGCCCGCTGGGGTCGCGCACCGGGTCGGCGGCGACGGCGGAGACCACCCCGGAGGTGCCGAGGGAGATCGTCACGTGCCCGGTTCCCATGCCGACGCCGAGAGCGGCGGCCGCGTTGTCCCCGGCGCCGGGGCCGAGCAGCGCGCCGGTCCCGCCGACCCGTCCGGCGACGTCGGAGGGGCCGAGCACGCGGGGGAGGACGACGTCCTCGCGCCCGAGGGCCAGGGCGAGCAGGTCACGCCGGTAGGTGCCGGTCGCGGGGTCGAAGTAGCCCGTGCCGGAGGCGTCCGAGCGGTCGGTCACGAGGTCCGTCAGGACGCCGGTGCCGGCCAGGCGCCAGGTGAGCCAGTCGTGGGGGAGGGCGACGGCCGCCACCCGCGCGGCGTTGTCCGGCTCGTGCTCGGCGAGCCAGCGCAGCTTCGTCACGGTGAGCGAGGCGACGGGGACCGAGCCGATGGCCTCGACCCATGCGCGGCGCCCGGCCGCGACGTCGCCGTCGCCGAGCTCGGCGACGAGGTCCGCGGCGGCCTGGGCCGAGCGGGTGTCGTTCCACAGGAGCGCTGGCCGCACCACGCGGCCCTCGGCGTCGAGGGCGACGAGCCCGTGCTGCTGACCGCCGACGGCGACGGCGGCGACGTCGTCCAGGCCGCCCGCCTGGGCCAGCGCCTCCTGCAGGGCGACCCACCACGCCTCGGGGTCGACCTCGGTGCCGTCGGGGTGGCGGGCCTGCCCGCTGCGGACGAGCCGACCTGTCCGCGCGTCGCGGACGACGACCTTGCAGGACTGGGTCGAGCTGTCGATCCCGGCGACGAGCCGACCGGTGAGCGGGGACATGGCGCCACCTCTTTGGGAGCGAAGGGTTTGTTAGAGCATAGAACTAAAGCAGTCGGCGCCGGTAAGGTCAAGGCATGACGGCACTCGACGACCTGCGCAGCGACCCGCCGACGACGGTGGGCGTGGGGCAGGCCGCGCTGCGCGACCAGAACCTCGCCGTCGTCGCCACCCTGGCCTTCGCCGCACCGGAGCCGGTCTCCCGGGCGGCGATCGCCGCGGCGAGCGGTCTCACCCGGTCCACCGTCTCGCGGCTCGTCGACGAGCTCCTCGCCGGCGGGGTGCTGCGTGAGCTCCCGCGGCAGGTGGCCGGTCGGGGCCGGCCGGCCACGCCTCTCGCCCCGGCGCGCGGCACTCTCGTCGGGCTGGGCCTGGAGGTCTCGCCCAGCTACCTCGGCGCCCGGCTCGTCGACCTCAACGGAGACGTCCTCGCCGAGCAGGTCCTCCCCGCCCACCTGGAGCGGAGCGACGCGCATGAGGTCCTCGCCCGCCTCTCCCGGCTCGCCTCGCAGGTGCTCGCCGACAGCTCGGAGGGCTGGTCCACCCTTGCTGGGGTGCGCCTCGCCGTGCCGGGCCTGGTCGATTCCGCGGGCCTCGTCCTGCGGGCACCGAACCTCGGCTGGCGCGAGGTCTCGCCAGGCGACCACCTCGACGCCGCCGTCCTCGCCGCGGCCGGCGGGCGTCCTGGGCCGCCGCCGGCGGTGGGGGTGGGCAACGAGGCCGACTTCGCCGCGCTCGCCCACGCCCTGGAGGTCCCGGGCCGCCCGGCGGGCAGCGCGAGCTTCTTCTACGTCTCCGCCGACATCGGCATCGGTGGCGCGTGCGTGGTCGACGGCGCGCCCGCGCGTGGGCGGCACGGGTGGGCGGGGGAGATCGGGCACACGCTCATCGACCCCGCCGGGCCCGTGTGCACGTGCGGTGCGCGTGGCTGCCTCGAGCAGTACGCCGGGCGTGACGCGCTGCTCGCCGCGGCGGGACTGGCCCCGGACGTGGAGGTCGAGGCGCTCGCGGCCGCGGCTTCCGAGCCGGGACGTGCGCGGGAGGCCGTCGCGCAGGCGGGCCGTGCGCTCGGAGTGGCGATCTCCAACGTCGTCAACTTGCTCGACGTCGCCGACGTCGTCCTCGGGGGCCAGTTCGTCCCGCTCCTGCCGGCCCTGCGGCCGGCCATGGAGGAGGAGCTGCGCAGCCGGGTGCTCGCCGCGCCGTGGCTGGACGTGACGCTGCGAGCGGGCGAGGGCGGGATGCCGTCACTGACCGGGGCCGCCTACGCGGTGCTCGGGGACGTCGTCGCCGGTCCGAGCGCCTGGCTGCAGGTGGCTTGACACGGCCCTCCGAACCTAGTTAATTTCACTACACAACAAATCTCGACGAGGAGTCAACCATGGTGCGAAAGCCCACCCCTGACGACCGCTTCTCCTTCGGTATCTGGACCGTCGGCTGGACTGCCCACGACGCGTTCGGATCGGCGAGCCGGCCGGCGCTCGACCCGTGGGAGTACGCGACGAAGCTCGCCGAGCTCGGCGCGTGGGGCGTGACCTTCCACGACGACGACGTCGTGCCCTTCGGCTCCGACGACGCCGAGCGCGAGCGGATCCTCACCCGCTTCAAGCAGG
Above is a genomic segment from Georgenia wutianyii containing:
- the xylB gene encoding xylulokinase codes for the protein MSPLTGRLVAGIDSSTQSCKVVVRDARTGRLVRSGQARHPDGTEVDPEAWWVALQEALAQAGGLDDVAAVAVGGQQHGLVALDAEGRVVRPALLWNDTRSAQAAADLVAELGDGDVAAGRRAWVEAIGSVPVASLTVTKLRWLAEHEPDNAARVAAVALPHDWLTWRLAGTGVLTDLVTDRSDASGTGYFDPATGTYRRDLLALALGREDVVLPRVLGPSDVAGRVGGTGALLGPGAGDNAAAALGVGMGTGHVTISLGTSGVVSAVAADPVRDPSGLVTGFADATGNFLPMATTLNASRVLDATARLLGVDHAGLSELALAAEPGAGGLVHVPYLDGERTPNLPQATGSLRGMTRESMTRENLARAAVEGMLCHLAEGMAAVQAQGVDVRRISLIGGAARSAAVQAVAPAVLGQDVELPEPGEYVADGAARQAAWVLSGAEEPPTWEREGTRVLSAQPTPEVRERYRAEAALVLEQYTAG
- a CDS encoding DsbA family oxidoreductase, with protein sequence MSEAVTTREVADFWFDPVCPWAWMTSRWIGEVEKVRPVGVRWHIMSLAVLNEGRELPEEYREVMAKAWGPARVVNAARELHGEDVVKPLYDALGTRFHPGGRDTGDPEVLVEALEEAGLPAELARYATSDELDESLRASHREGITRVGEDVGTPVVAFDGVAFFGPVVTPAPKGEDAGRLWDGCVLVAGTPGFFELKRTRTQGPRFD
- a CDS encoding ROK family transcriptional regulator, with the protein product MTALDDLRSDPPTTVGVGQAALRDQNLAVVATLAFAAPEPVSRAAIAAASGLTRSTVSRLVDELLAGGVLRELPRQVAGRGRPATPLAPARGTLVGLGLEVSPSYLGARLVDLNGDVLAEQVLPAHLERSDAHEVLARLSRLASQVLADSSEGWSTLAGVRLAVPGLVDSAGLVLRAPNLGWREVSPGDHLDAAVLAAAGGRPGPPPAVGVGNEADFAALAHALEVPGRPAGSASFFYVSADIGIGGACVVDGAPARGRHGWAGEIGHTLIDPAGPVCTCGARGCLEQYAGRDALLAAAGLAPDVEVEALAAAASEPGRAREAVAQAGRALGVAISNVVNLLDVADVVLGGQFVPLLPALRPAMEEELRSRVLAAPWLDVTLRAGEGGMPSLTGAAYAVLGDVVAGPSAWLQVA